CCCCGCCGACACGCTCACTGCAGCGGTAAGCACGTAATCGGCAAACACCGACCCGGCCGCTACCAGCGCCGGCATCTCACCAAGATTTTTCTTGGCTACCGCATAGGCGCCGCCGCCGCCCGGATTGGCTTTAGCCACCTGGACATAGGACAAAACAACAATCGCCAGGAGCAGCAAAATTGACAATGCCACCGGCGACATGTAGCCGTAGGCAACAATGCCAGGCGCGGCTACTAACGTAATCATAATCTGTTCTGGACCATACGCTACCGAAGACAGTGCGTCCGAGGAAAAAATAGATAACGCCTTCCATTTCGGCAATTTTTCATGCGCAAGCTCTCGATTGTGCAAAGGTCTGCCAATCAAAGCCCGTCTCACCCAGCGCATCATGAAGTACCACCTCGTACTTTCAAGCATTCATTTGCTAAATTAAGCTAAGTCATACCGACTCAATATAGCAAAAGAAGGCAGCCACGTCAATAAATCTATTTTTTACCTTCCACCTTTAGATTACCTTAAATTCCAATAAATTGCATTTGTTTTTATATGCACGTTTACTACTTTGTTGCATCAGCAAATAATAGTCTTTCCAATATCTCCGCCGAGCCTTGTACGTACTGCGCGCAATGCTCATGCCCAATGCCGCTTTTTTTGCGGCCTTCGCGCCCGTTTTCCGTACTCAAATCAAAGCCCAACAACCGCGTACAGTGCAGCGAACCATAACGCGTCTCAAAGTCTTTGGCAAAAGTTTGCACCAAAGCGTACGTTTCTTCCTTCGGCAAGCCTTTGGCCCCGATCGCCATAAAAGCGCCAGTCGCTGCACCGCAAGCCTCGGACAAATTTCCCATGCCGCCGCCAAAGGCGCTGGAAATGCGTAAAGCCGCCTCCTCCGGAATGCCCAGCGCAGGTCCGTACACGCAGAACACCGCCTGGGAACAAGATTTCCCGTTCATAAAGGCCTCTACAGCCTGTTGTACTCGCTTTTCATTACTCATAAAGCTCACGCTCTCTTTCATCATTCATAGTGCTATCGATAAGATTTCATGGTTTGTCTTCTAGTTCCTGCTTGCTTGTCTTTTTATTTTCACCAATTTTAAGAATTAAACCAACTGCCGTGCGCTCCATAAGCCGCACGGCAGTACTAAAAAGATGGTAGAGGACTTCAATCAGCAAGCATTCTTTCCTTAATCTAGCAGCTCCGCCGCTTCTGTCTCCTTGCCGCAGTGCGGACAGCAAACGGATTCTTTTTTCAAGCTAAACATCTGACGATAATGCTCAAATTTTTCACCGCAATGACGACATTGCCGCCAGCAGCGTTCTCTAAGCGTTTCTTCCCCCGCCGCCCGGGCAATCACATGACTTGACACCATCGTTTTCACTCTCCTTTAGCAGCTTCATCCTGCGCGATTTGTACAAACCGGCGCGCTTCCCTGCCAAAAAGGCCAAAGGCACTAGTCAAAAGCAACTGGGCTCCTTGCTGCACCTGCCGTTCCAGCGTTTCACCGGCGCGCACCACCGTCCCTACCGGTTTGCCAAAAGTTCTTCCCGCCGCCAACAATTTTTCATAGCCTTCTTGCACCAACGGATGCTGTCCTTGTCCTGGAACGCCCACCGCTTGCGAATAATCCATCGCGCCAAAAATCACGCCGTCCAGGCCCTCTACCTGCAAAATATCCGGCAACGCTTCCATAGCCGCTGTATTTTCAATAATCGCCAGTACCACTGTTTCCCGATTAGCCTCCTGCGCATAGTCCGCCAATGGCCGCTCCATTCCGTAACCAGAGGCGCGCACGCCGTTCAAGCCCCGCTTACCCTGCGGATGGTACTTCACCGCCGCCACCGCCGCTTTGGCTTCTTGCGCACTAGAAATGCCCGGCAAGATTACGCCCATAGCTCCCACATCCAGATACCGCAGCAGCGTGCTCTCCTGCAAATCCGGCACCCGCACCAGCGGCGTAACGCCCCGAACCTCTGCCGCCCGCACGAGGCCTTCGCAGTCCTCCGGCGATAATGGCCCGTGCTCAGCGTCTAAAAAGACAAAATCAAAACCGGCCAAGCCGCAGATTTCCACCAACGACGGCAGATACCCCTGCAGCATGCAGCCAGTAACCAACTCTCCTTTTTGCAGTTTTTCCTTCATGGTGTTGTGTCTCATCTTTAATTCCTCCAAACCAGCGAATAACGGGGAACGAAAATTTGAACAAGAGTAAAGGGAGTAAATGGAGGGTACGACCGAGGGCTCTGAAATAGAGCGAAAATTAACAAAATACTCTTTAGGTAGCTGCAAACGCTATGGATACGCTGCCAAAGAAAGGATTTTTTTCAGCGGGCGCGAAAAAAACCGCAGCCATAGTGGAGCTATGGCGAGAATTTTTGACAAAGCCCGGTGGAAAAACAACTCCTTTGGCAGTTTTAGACATACGTCTGCAGCTACCTGTCGGAGGTCAGCAGCTTAACCCCCAGCAGCACATAGATGCCGCCGCAGATCTTAGTAAGGCGTTTGGCCGTTGTTTCGCTCTGCCGCAGGCAGGCTGTTACGCGAGCCGAACAGAACACCAAAAACAAACACCAAAACGTACCAGTTGTTAAAAAAGTAAAGCCCAGCAGCATAAAGGGCAAAATGCCATATTGATTTTGCGGATCAATAAACTGCGGTAAAAAAGAAATAAAAAACAGCGCCACTTTGGGGTTCAAGACATTGGTCAAAAGCCCTTGTAAATAGATATCTTTTCTAGAGACTGCGCCGGTTTGCACGGTCGCCAGCATGCTTTCTTTGCTGCGCAAAAGCTGCAGTCCTAAATACCCAAGATACAGGGCGCCAGCTATTTTGACCGCCATGAACGCTTCTGCTGACTGCGCCAAAAGCACCGACAAACCCAATGCCGCCAACAACGTATGTACCGCACAGCCGGAACTGCTGCCCAACACGGAATACAACCCGGCCCGACGCCCCTGCGACACGCTGCGTCCCAAAATATAGAGCGTATCTGGACCTGGCGTAATGTTGAGAACAATACCGGCCAGCAAAAACATTTCATAGTGACTAATGCCAAACATACAACCAACTTCCTTTCAAATACAAAACATAAGAAAAAACGAGAACACATAAAAAGAAGCATTGAATGCCTCAATGCTTCTTTGGTTTCTACATCGCATGTTAAATTCCCTTTGCCTCCAACACTTGGCGTTCTTTAAAAATCCGTTTTGCCACCGTCACGGCATTGAGCACTCTAGGAAAACCGGTATAAGGAATGCACTGCAAAAACGTTTCAACAATTTTCTGCGGCGTCACACCTACATTCAACGCGCCATGCAGGTGCACCTCCATTTGCGTCTCGCAGCCCCCCAGGGTCAATAAACTGGCCAGTGTAATCATTTCCCGTTCTTGCAAATCAAGCCCTTCGCGGCAGTACACATCACCAAAAGCAAACTCCACAATATACCGTCCTAAGTCCGGTGCAATGTCCTTAAGCCCGTCCACTACCATTTCACCGGCATGGCCGTCCACCTCCGCCAGTCTTTCCCAGCCTTTTGTCCAACGTTCATTTTGCATTGTTTTAGCCTCCTTCACTTGCTATACTAAGAGCATAGTACTTAAAGTAAGCTTGAAGTCAAGGAGTTTTTTATGGATTATGCAATTGGACAATTTTCTAAGCTAACGGGCCTTACCAGCCCTACGCTACGCTACTACGAGCAAGAAGGTCTTTTGTCCGTGCAGCGGGACACCGCTGGACGCCGCGTGTACACGGAACAGGATGTCGAATGGCTGCACTTCATTAAGCGCTTAAAAGAAACAGGCATGTCCATCCGTGAAATTTGCCGCTATGCACAGCTGCGCTACCAGGGAGACAACACGATGCAGGAACGTTTAGCAATGCTGGAAGAGCATCACCAAAAAGTCTTAGAAGAACAGCAAAAGTTAGCAGAAAACTTGCGTAAACTTGAAGAAAAGCTCGCTTTTTATCGTCAGGCGCTGCAACACGAAACACAAAGCAACGGAAAAAGAAAATAGAAGGCAACAACATAGGGCAAGCTACAAATACAATAGAAACTAAAGGAGTCTACGTTATGAAGAATGAAGAAACCATCTCTCGCGAGGAAGCCGCCCGGCAAGTCCGGCAAATGGGCAAAATGACCGCTTCGTTGTACTACCATCTTTGCCGTCAAATCATTGATGCCGTCGGTCCCGAAGAAGCCAAAGGAATTATCGCCAAGGCCATTACGGCTTTAGGAGAAGAACGGGGACAATCGCAAAAAGAAGCCGTCCTCGCCGCCGGACACGAGCACCTGCCGCAAAACTACGTCAAGGTTTCGGACCTTCCTTCCCTAGGCTGGGATATGGAGCCAGTAGAACATCCGGAAAACGACACGCACATCCTCATTACCTATTGTCCATTCGCCGAAGTTTGGAAGGAAAAAGACTTCGCTGAGTTTGGCCGCTTGTACTGCCATATTGATCAAGCAAAATACCAGGGCTTTCACCCAAACAGCAACCTAGTCACGCTACAGAACACCCTGGAAGGCGCGCCGTATTGCGAAATGGTCTGCCGCAATAAGAAAAACGACTAACCCTATAGCCCCAGTTCCGACCGCACCTTCGCAAGACGCTCCCGCTGCTCCGGCCTGGTCAGTTCTTGCCTGTATTGAAAGCACTCCAGCGCGTTGGCGCCTTTAACGCAAAAAATTTAT
This genomic window from uncultured Anaeromusa sp. contains:
- a CDS encoding C-GCAxxG-C-C family protein; the encoded protein is MSNEKRVQQAVEAFMNGKSCSQAVFCVYGPALGIPEEAALRISSAFGGGMGNLSEACGAATGAFMAIGAKGLPKEETYALVQTFAKDFETRYGSLHCTRLLGFDLSTENGREGRKKSGIGHEHCAQYVQGSAEILERLLFADATK
- a CDS encoding aldolase/citrate lyase family protein; the encoded protein is MRHNTMKEKLQKGELVTGCMLQGYLPSLVEICGLAGFDFVFLDAEHGPLSPEDCEGLVRAAEVRGVTPLVRVPDLQESTLLRYLDVGAMGVILPGISSAQEAKAAVAAVKYHPQGKRGLNGVRASGYGMERPLADYAQEANRETVVLAIIENTAAMEALPDILQVEGLDGVIFGAMDYSQAVGVPGQGQHPLVQEGYEKLLAAGRTFGKPVGTVVRAGETLERQVQQGAQLLLTSAFGLFGREARRFVQIAQDEAAKGE
- a CDS encoding LysE family translocator, translating into MFGISHYEMFLLAGIVLNITPGPDTLYILGRSVSQGRRAGLYSVLGSSSGCAVHTLLAALGLSVLLAQSAEAFMAVKIAGALYLGYLGLQLLRSKESMLATVQTGAVSRKDIYLQGLLTNVLNPKVALFFISFLPQFIDPQNQYGILPFMLLGFTFLTTGTFWCLFLVFCSARVTACLRQSETTAKRLTKICGGIYVLLGVKLLTSDR
- a CDS encoding carboxymuconolactone decarboxylase family protein encodes the protein MQNERWTKGWERLAEVDGHAGEMVVDGLKDIAPDLGRYIVEFAFGDVYCREGLDLQEREMITLASLLTLGGCETQMEVHLHGALNVGVTPQKIVETFLQCIPYTGFPRVLNAVTVAKRIFKERQVLEAKGI
- a CDS encoding MerR family transcriptional regulator → MDYAIGQFSKLTGLTSPTLRYYEQEGLLSVQRDTAGRRVYTEQDVEWLHFIKRLKETGMSIREICRYAQLRYQGDNTMQERLAMLEEHHQKVLEEQQKLAENLRKLEEKLAFYRQALQHETQSNGKRK
- a CDS encoding L-2-amino-thiazoline-4-carboxylic acid hydrolase, which encodes MKNEETISREEAARQVRQMGKMTASLYYHLCRQIIDAVGPEEAKGIIAKAITALGEERGQSQKEAVLAAGHEHLPQNYVKVSDLPSLGWDMEPVEHPENDTHILITYCPFAEVWKEKDFAEFGRLYCHIDQAKYQGFHPNSNLVTLQNTLEGAPYCEMVCRNKKND